The nucleotide window AGGAGATCCGACGGCGCCATCCCTGCGTCGACGTGCTGGTGAACAACGCGGGCGTGATGCGCGCGGAACGCGAACTGACGCCCGACGGCTTCGAGATGGACTTCGGCACCAACTTCCTGGGCCACTACGCGCTGACCGGGTTGCTGATGGACCGACTCCTCGCGGCAGATGCCGCTCGGATCGTCACCGTCGGCAGCCATGCGCACCGCGCCGGCAACATCGACTTCTCCGACCTGCCCATGGACCGCACGTTCACCAGTGCCGGCGCGTACTCGCGGGCCAAGCTCGCCCAGATGCTGTTCTCGCTCGAGCTCGATCGCCGCCTGAGAACGGCTGGCGCACCGGCGATCTCGCTCGCCGCCCATCCCGGTGGTACGAGGACCGGTGTGATGCGGGAGCAGAACAGGTTCCTGCAGTGGGCGTATCACGCGCCGTCGTTGCGGTGGCTCACCGATCGATTCATCATGGACCCGCCCGAGGGGGCGCTTCCGATCCTGCGTGCCGCGACGGACCCGAAGGTCTCGGGTGGCCAGTATTACGGTCCGACAGGAAGTTTCGGTCTCGCCGGCCCGCCGATGCTGGTCGAGCCTTCACCCAAGGCGAAGGACCGTGCGGTAGCCGAACGGTTGTGGGACGTCGGCGCCGAACTCACCGGCATCGGTATCGACTTCGGCTGAAGGGGATTCCCGTCTCGAGGGAGGGAAGCTCGAGAGTGGGTTCGCCGAGCTCGATACCGACACCGCGCCGGCTCACAAGGTGAAGCGGCCGGCGAAGCTTCGTAGTGGGAGGTCGGCACTGGTCACGATCCCGGGCGGGGCCGCGACCACCGAGCGGATCGAGTTGAGTGCGGGCAGGCCGGTCACGGTCATGCCGATCGACGCGAAGTTCTCCGGTTTCGAGAGGTCGAATCCCTTGCGCGGGAAGATCATGTGCTTGGAGTAGATGTTGGGATCGCCGGTCACCTGCGTGATGTAGCAGGCCTGGATGTTCCATGACGGGTCGGTGTGCGGCGTCATCTGCCATTCCAGATGCGATTCGACGCGCGGCACACCGTCGACCATGCCCTGGTACTTGATGTAG belongs to Gordonia westfalica and includes:
- a CDS encoding oxidoreductase: MKTGWTLADAPPQTGRVAVVTGANGGIGREAARGLATLGATVVLACRNVETAAAARDDIVAEVPGAELEIVDMDLAGLDSVRAGAEEIRRRHPCVDVLVNNAGVMRAERELTPDGFEMDFGTNFLGHYALTGLLMDRLLAADAARIVTVGSHAHRAGNIDFSDLPMDRTFTSAGAYSRAKLAQMLFSLELDRRLRTAGAPAISLAAHPGGTRTGVMREQNRFLQWAYHAPSLRWLTDRFIMDPPEGALPILRAATDPKVSGGQYYGPTGSFGLAGPPMLVEPSPKAKDRAVAERLWDVGAELTGIGIDFG